One Syntrophaceae bacterium DNA window includes the following coding sequences:
- the gatA gene encoding Asp-tRNA(Asn)/Glu-tRNA(Gln) amidotransferase subunit GatA: MEYCELTIHELQEHIRGGVSSADIVASVFRKIDAVEKSIHAYITLLKEEAFREAARADEEIRKGNIRPLTGIPIALKDIYCTRGIPTTCGSRILQNFIAPYDATIVEKLREAGAIFTGKTNMDEFAMGSSTETSWFGVTKNPWDLDRIPGGSSGGSAAAVAADMCIASLGSDTGGSIRQPAALCGVVGLKPTYGRVSRFGLVAFASSLDQIGPFTKDVEDCAILLNAIAGYDPRESTSVPEDVPDYRQFLGRDIRGWKVGIPKEYFIEGIDPEVEALVRQTVKVVEGLGAEAVPVSLPHTQYCLAVYYIVAPAEASSNLARYDGVKYGYRNLDGRDLLEMYKKTRSQGFGAEVKRRIMIGTYALSAGYYDAYYKKASQVRALIRQDFDEAFRSCDVILTPTTPTPAFRVGEKTDDPLQMYLSDIFTISTNLAGIPGISVPCGYTAAGLPVGVQFLAGHFQEGKLLQFASAYEAGADFQKRRPNL; encoded by the coding sequence ATGGAATATTGTGAGCTTACGATCCACGAACTGCAGGAGCATATCCGGGGCGGGGTCTCTTCCGCCGACATCGTCGCCTCCGTCTTCCGGAAGATCGACGCCGTCGAGAAAAGCATCCACGCCTACATCACCCTCCTCAAGGAGGAGGCCTTCCGTGAGGCGGCCCGGGCGGACGAGGAAATCCGGAAGGGCAATATCCGGCCCCTGACCGGGATCCCCATTGCCTTGAAGGACATTTACTGTACCCGGGGCATCCCGACCACCTGCGGGTCCCGGATCCTCCAGAATTTCATCGCCCCCTACGACGCCACGATCGTGGAGAAGCTCCGGGAGGCGGGGGCGATTTTTACGGGAAAGACCAACATGGACGAATTCGCCATGGGGTCCTCGACGGAGACCTCCTGGTTCGGGGTTACGAAAAATCCCTGGGATCTCGACCGCATTCCCGGCGGGTCCAGCGGCGGTTCGGCCGCGGCGGTGGCCGCCGATATGTGCATCGCCTCCCTGGGATCCGACACAGGCGGTTCCATCCGGCAGCCGGCGGCCCTCTGCGGCGTGGTGGGGCTGAAGCCCACCTACGGCCGTGTTTCCCGGTTCGGGCTGGTGGCCTTCGCCTCGTCCCTCGACCAGATCGGTCCCTTCACCAAGGACGTGGAGGACTGCGCCATCCTGCTGAACGCCATCGCCGGCTACGATCCCCGCGAATCGACGTCGGTCCCGGAGGACGTGCCCGACTATCGGCAGTTCCTCGGCCGGGACATCCGGGGCTGGAAGGTGGGCATCCCGAAGGAATACTTCATCGAGGGAATCGACCCGGAGGTCGAGGCCCTGGTCCGGCAGACCGTCAAGGTGGTGGAAGGACTCGGCGCCGAGGCGGTGCCGGTGTCCCTCCCCCACACGCAATACTGCCTCGCGGTTTATTACATCGTCGCTCCCGCAGAGGCCTCCTCCAACCTGGCCCGCTATGACGGCGTCAAGTACGGCTATCGGAATCTGGACGGTCGAGACCTCCTGGAGATGTACAAGAAGACCCGCTCCCAGGGATTCGGTGCGGAGGTCAAGCGCCGCATCATGATCGGCACCTATGCGCTGTCAGCGGGCTATTACGACGCCTACTACAAGAAGGCCTCCCAGGTGCGGGCCCTCATCCGGCAGGATTTCGACGAGGCGTTCCGGTCCTGCGATGTGATCCTAACCCCCACGACGCCCACGCCGGCCTTCCGGGTCGGTGAGAAGACCGATGATCCCCTCCAGATGTACCTGTCGGACATCTTCACCATCTCGACGAACCTGGCGGGGATCCCCGGGATCTCCGTCCCCTGCGGGTACACGGCGGCGGGCCTTCCCGTCGGGGTCCAGTTCCTGGCGGGCCATTTTCAGGAGGGAAAGCTCCTCCAGTTCGCCTCGGCCTACGAGGCGGGCGCCGATTTTCAGAAAAGGAGACCGAATCTCTGA
- the gatC gene encoding Asp-tRNA(Asn)/Glu-tRNA(Gln) amidotransferase subunit GatC, with protein MKITKDEVAYVAHLARLEFGGEEMEKFTSQLNDILLYMEKLNEADTTGVEPMTHAIAQKNAFREDMIRSSLPIGEALSNAPDPKGEFFRVPKVIE; from the coding sequence TTGAAGATCACGAAAGATGAAGTGGCCTATGTGGCCCATCTGGCAAGGCTGGAGTTCGGCGGGGAGGAGATGGAGAAATTCACTTCCCAGCTCAACGATATCCTGCTGTATATGGAAAAACTGAACGAGGCGGACACGACCGGCGTGGAGCCGATGACCCATGCCATCGCACAGAAAAACGCCTTCCGGGAGGACATGATCCGCTCCTCTCTTCCCATCGGAGAGGCCCTGTCCAACGCACCGGACCCGAAGGGGGAATTCTTTCGCGTTCCCAAGGTTATCGAATGA
- a CDS encoding histone deacetylase, which yields METSPETFGDASGRFEGAMARKTGVVRDNRYLRHGAGEFHPENYRRLEVIHAILDTPDMAGKLFPIPPRHATRDEILRLHSEAYFRKIASTAGEPCTPLDPDTEACADSFDTALLAVGGLLNAIDAVLDGSLDNAFAFVRPPGHHAERHASGGFCLFNNIALGAAHALAVRGLKRILIVDWDLHHGNGTQDLFYGDPRVLYFSTHQFPAYPGSGAVDEIGQGEAKGYTINIPLAAGSGNAHYVKVFRQILQPVARMFRPELILVSAGFDTYDGDPLGDMRVTPDGFACLTRLLMNLADELCGGKIVLVLEGGYDLRGLARSVRAVLKELTDDTHVTDDELDRLETDAVMWRSSVLSRVMERLAPFWPVF from the coding sequence ATGGAAACGTCGCCGGAGACCTTCGGCGACGCCTCGGGCCGATTCGAGGGAGCCATGGCCAGAAAAACAGGGGTCGTAAGAGATAATCGATACTTGCGTCATGGAGCAGGGGAGTTTCATCCGGAGAACTACCGACGCCTCGAGGTCATCCATGCCATTCTCGATACTCCCGACATGGCCGGTAAACTCTTCCCCATCCCCCCCCGGCATGCCACCCGGGACGAAATCCTGAGGCTGCACTCGGAAGCATATTTTCGCAAGATTGCATCAACGGCAGGTGAGCCCTGTACCCCCCTGGACCCGGACACGGAAGCATGTGCGGATTCCTTTGACACAGCCCTCCTGGCCGTGGGCGGACTTCTCAATGCCATCGACGCCGTTCTGGACGGGTCCCTGGACAATGCCTTCGCCTTTGTCCGGCCCCCGGGGCATCATGCGGAGAGACATGCCTCCGGCGGCTTCTGCCTCTTCAACAACATCGCCCTTGGCGCTGCGCACGCTTTGGCGGTCCGCGGCCTCAAGCGGATCCTGATCGTCGATTGGGACCTTCATCACGGAAACGGGACACAGGACCTTTTCTACGGGGATCCGAGGGTGCTCTACTTTTCCACCCACCAGTTTCCGGCGTACCCGGGTTCCGGGGCGGTTGACGAAATCGGCCAGGGAGAGGCGAAGGGTTATACCATCAACATTCCGCTTGCCGCGGGCTCGGGAAATGCCCATTATGTAAAAGTGTTCCGGCAGATTCTGCAGCCCGTTGCCCGGATGTTCCGGCCGGAGCTGATCCTGGTGTCGGCCGGGTTCGATACGTACGATGGAGACCCCCTGGGGGACATGCGAGTGACGCCGGACGGCTTCGCCTGCCTCACCCGACTGCTCATGAACCTGGCCGATGAGCTGTGCGGCGGGAAGATCGTGCTGGTGCTTGAGGGAGGATATGATTTGCGGGGCCTTGCCCGTTCCGTCCGGGCCGTGCTCAAGGAGCTGACCGACGATACGCATGTGACGGATGATGAACTGGACCGCCTGGAGACCGACGCCGTCATGTGGAGGAGTTCCGTTCTCAGCAGGGTCATGGAGCGTCTGGCCCCGTTCTGGCCCGTATTTTGA
- the tatB gene encoding twin-arginine translocase subunit TatB → MFGIGMQELIIIAIIALLVVGPKKLPDLAKSLGKGFSEFKRAAEDVSEGVKNSLQADDLKKEAEDLKDSITEAKKEADDKEKSTDTNPETTSAPPQKPLDSSHS, encoded by the coding sequence ATGTTCGGCATCGGCATGCAGGAACTCATCATCATCGCCATTATCGCCCTCCTGGTCGTGGGGCCCAAAAAGCTTCCCGACTTGGCGAAATCCCTCGGGAAAGGATTCTCGGAATTCAAGAGAGCCGCCGAGGACGTGTCCGAGGGAGTGAAAAATTCCCTCCAGGCCGATGACCTGAAGAAGGAGGCGGAGGATCTGAAGGACTCCATCACAGAAGCCAAAAAGGAAGCCGATGACAAGGAAAAATCAACGGATACCAACCCTGAGACAACCTCCGCCCCGCCCCAGAAACCCCTGGATTCGTCTCATTCCTGA